AAATGGATTTATTCATGTTCACCAACCCAATAGAAATGGGAACCTGCCTATAAGCAAGTTGTAAAGCATTGAAGCattgaggcttcctctgaTTGTGTAGTCTTCAATCCGAGCCGGAAATGATATGTTGGGGTGCAACATGATAGTGCGTTTTGGATATCCAAGATAATACCGAGCAAAACTCACTACTTATACATTATCCAATTTTCCAGTAAACTGTCAAATGCTCTCATAAGACACGTCGATCGGAAGTCACGACTCTACCTCAATAAAATGCTTGCACAATGCAACTTTTTGCCAGTTCCCATGTTTCTTGGCACAATATGTGTCCATAAACATCCGTATGCTGCATACGTACATATTTTAAGATATTTTCAATTACTACCGATTCGATTTTGACTATTCTAATCCACAACCTTGAGAATTTCAGGCGTGTTGCGATGGCATCCGTCAGGTAGTTTGGTAATCAGAAACAGAATGGCAGGTTGATAACCACAACCTAGCCCAGTTCATCAGAATATCAGAAGGGACTGAGGGACGAGCATTTATCGTCCACATGCTCAGAAACTATGCCGTAAATTTAATTTTGACTTTAAATGCATCATATCAACATTGTGCGAGTGAAAGAGGTTATCGTTATGCACTCGTATTCATCAAAGCGCAGAACCGCACTTGAGATAAGGGTAGTTATAACTTAACTTTCTTTCCATGCATTTATATGTACTTCATACAGGAGTGGAGAAGCATCGAATTCACTATGCGTCGTGCAAGGAATGAGGAGGCCACGTCAAATGATGGTCGGTCGTAAATAGTCTCCAAGCATCACATCGAGCGTGAGCCTGGTTGATATTAATCTTTGATCACAATAACAATGAGAAATACCTGGTATCGATCACATATCGAGCCTTGaaaatttgaatttgatagATAATTACTACATTCAATTCCATGGAGTACACCACCTCATTTCCTAATAACGTAGATGAATGTTgtaacgacgacgacaaatCCAACGCGGTATCAGAATCCAGTAGATACCACCTGAAAATTGAGAATTCTCCCCTTCACGAAAAGGCAGCTCCTACAAGTGAGTTTTCCCACTGCCAATACTCGAATGCTGGTCGAGAAATTATGGTCTGACAGCAGGCTACGACGTGTATGCATCATACCAGCTAACATTCAGCATCCTTGCGTAAGCTCACGGATGGAAACTAGCTACACAACTATCAGATTCCCGAGTGCCAGTGTTAATATGCACTAGGTTTTTGCCTAATCATTGGATTCAGGGTTTTAGAGGAAATTAAAACGCAAGCGCAATCGGAAAAGCCAACCATCGATGTGATTTGAGTTTAAACAGGAATCGCCTGGTGTGCCCCAGAATCGGCTTAAACGCGTCCTCAGGAGCTAGGTAAAAGTGATTATGAAAAAAGTTGTCAAAATGGAATAATCACCACGGACAACTGGCCCTTGTGAAGCCGAACCAGCTGCTAAATTCAAAGCTCCGCTAATGGATCAGTAGTCAACCAACAGCCCCGAAGTCGAAGATAAGAGCACAAATATGTAACATTTTGGAAGATTCATTGTAGATTGAGTCCCCAACGCTGTTCCGAGACAACCCGCTTAGTTTCACGTTTAATGGCGGAGAACCTATTTAGAGAACGTATTCTTACTATACAtgcttttttttagaatagTTATTGGAATCAACACTTGTGAAACTTTCACCTACTGAGCTGGTTTCCAGAAGTCGACGCCTTTGTTAGAGTCACGAGAGTGTAATATGTTATAACGGCCAAAGAACCCCAAAAACCTGGGTCTAAGTTGACTACTTTGATCTCGAGTTTTAGTTGAGTACCATTCCAGTTCGGAAGGTTCAGTGTCCTAATAGTAACGTTTTAGTCCGCAAAGGACACAGTTAGAAAGTTGGAGCATTAGTTTAAGAGGTTTTCAAGTTATTGTTGGTGTCCTCCCATTCCGAAGTCGTTAttcttgatgaagaagaacaaaatTCACAGCTTCCGTGAGAACCCTGCTATTAAAGCTGCCAACGGGTCGCGGAAAGGCACCTATACTTAGTTGTACCATGAACCATTGACACTAATTATAATATGCAAAAAATATGTAGTTATTTCCGTCGACTCAAAAGATAAACATATCTTTCTCAGAgatgatttttctttccgaTATATTCCGTTCCGTTGATCTTTTGGCACATTTGTTCTGGCTATCAGGTATTTCTAGACAAACCATTCGTACATTATGCTGCACCATTTTTCTTGCTTCATTTCgaacatacatacatatattaaAATTAATCTCCCATTATTCATCCTCACAAGCAATGGTGGTTGAGCATATATGTTTAAGAGAGAGCGCAAAACTTGATCGTTCAACTCAAATCTTTTCGTTCTACTATTTGCGTTTTTGAACTAGCAAAGTTAATCCTCCATTGTAGTTCCCACGCTAAATATTCTTTCACACCCGCCGGCCCATGGATTGTCCACGTTCATCAGTCATCATCGCCATCAGCTGGTCAAATgtatccgcatccgcattcttctcgttttgttttttctctttacTGTAAACTATTCATTCCGGTGGGGTGGATCCGGCTAAGAGAAGAATATTTGAGAATCAAAAAAAGGAGGTTTTTGAAAGTCATAGGATCAGATAGGGTGAGCGGTACCATTGGTGTCATTCCAAATAACGGCGCTGATTATACCTCAATCAGCTTTATCGATATTCTTGTATCTAGTCATACCATCGTGATATCGTCGCTTTTAAGCCGGACCATCGAGTGTTGAGAAAATGAACCTTGAGAGGGAAAGGTTCAGACGTGTCTATTGGACCCACCCATTGGCCTCGCGTGCGCCTGGTGCTTATCTATTCATCTTCGTCTATTCACCCCGCTGAATGTATACAGGATGCTAAAAATGGGCCGATGACAGGCACATTGAATTGAAGATGACAGGCTATACCCTGTCGAAGATACGATTCCTTGGGGATCTGTTCAAAGAGATGATCGATGGACCACACATACTTACCAGGTTTTCCTTCTCATTTGGATACTCAACGTCGTTTTACGAGACTAACACAATAACAATTAATCCAACTGGCGAATGCGGAGGAACCCTCGGAGCTAACTGAACAAACCTCCTTTAAACCCGAACAACACACTCCCTTTGGCATAGGCACTTCCTCGTCACCGGATTGGCTTCTTATTGCTGTATATCATCGGTATAATCGCTATCCATTAATCCATCCCGGTGTTCCTCGAACGGCCGCCTCGTTGGCCCTAGTGCGCTGCCCCGCGTGAGCCGAAAACGGCTCGCATAATACTTTGGCGAATCTCGATACTTAGCCGTGCCTAGCGAAGAAGCAATTTCCTCCGGCGCAGCGCGGATTTGTATAAGGACTCCGCACGCGAGCCAATCCATCCTTTCTTACCCCAGATTTCCCCCATACTCCACTTCATGACGATATCCATGTTTAGATGGAACCACACCAGCTTATCCTCCAACAAGTCAAAGTCCCATCGTGAGCTCCGCTACGCCACATCGCCCCCTCTTCTACCCCCTGAGCTCATCGAATCTATCATCGATGAAGTAGGCCTCTTGGACGACATCCCCACCCTCAAAGCATGTGCGCTCGTTGCTACCCCTTTCGTCTTCCGCGCTCAGAGCCACATCTTCCGCACCATCGACCTTGACCGTAAGGTTCCCCGCTGGAAGACCCACCATAGATTTCACCGCCTCCTTCTTGCAAAGCCCCATCTGGGATTGCACGTGCGCCGGATCCGTGTCGGCGATGATGCAGAGGACGAGTTCGGGAGCCGCGGCGGCAGCAGTAGGCGGCGCGcaggtgggggtgggggcgGGTGGGGAAACAGCGCTACGTGGAATGGGGCTGAATCTGGAGGGTGGATACTGTCATCCAAGACACTGCCTATTACTCTACAGCTCCTCCCGCGGCTGGAGGGGTTCTCGTTGAGCTTCAACTCAGAAATGACTGACTGGAGGATTATCCCGCCTGAGACACGCGCCGCGATTGGGAGGCTATTCAGACTACCCACTCTCAATGCAGTCTCTCTCGAATTTATCAGGTCATTTCCACTGCAGCATCTTCTATCCCTCGCGCGCCTGCGGTACATCGGCCTGTCATGCGTCGAGGTTGAACCAATGACTATAGGAGCCGCCAATATGCTTCCTCCGGAGCTGGCGGAGGGACGCTGGGTGCCCCGCTTGGAATCTTTGTATCTACGTGGGACTTCCTCTGCTACCATTAAAGCAGTCGCTCATTCCCTTAcattgtcgtcgtcgtcgccgtccCCTCAGACTCTCAAGAAACTTTCCATTACACCGACATTCGAGGAAGGCTTCTGCGATTCCATAAGCGAGATGATCAACGCTACTGGATCTAACATCACGGTGTTCGAATGGCTCCCTTCAATCCATTTTTGTAAGTGGGATTTTTCTagctttctttttgttttttgctcTGTGCATGGTCAGTTGAGGTTTTGTGACTGTGTATGCTGCTTCGTTGGCGGAAGATTATTCTTCTCGGAATCGCCTTGGCGATCCCTTGGATGGTTCTGAATTTGCCGTCCCTTCTTCTTTCGCCCCACTTGGTTCCTACCCCACATTCGGCGCTTTTGCTTCGGGATTTCCCAATCCCTACAATCGCGGTCACTCTATCATCTACCTTGCATTCTGAACACTTTCCTTTGATAACGGTATCTCGAAACTGGTACTAATTTCCCTTTATTTTTGCAATCTAAATCGCCATATCCAGGCAGCTCAATTGGTTCGATCAATATGGGTGCTCTCCCTTACCTGCGTGTCCTACGCTTCCTCGTGAGTTTCCGCAAGACACACTCGCACGGGCCATTTCCAGAGGTCCTGCGCCTTCTAGGCCAAATTTCCTCGTCATCATCCAATGCCGATAatgcacacacacacacacccaaTCGTATCGAAACGATCATATTTGACTGCCACTGCATTCGTACACCCACCTCCTCCCACCGGTCCCATAGCACACTAGAAAACCCAGACGCAGACCTCAAATCTCTGCACGCGGACTGGCGTCCCATCGACAAAATTCTTTCCCGCCCCGCCTTTGCCTCCTTGAAGAGCGTGCAGATTCGGCTGTCGACGAGCACGAGTGTGCCTGCCGCGCGGGAGCGGTTTACGCGCGCCTTTGCGTTCTTGCTACCGGCGCTCCAGGCGCGTGGCGTGGGAATCAGTGTGCGCACTAGAGAAGATGGGGATGAGCGATTTGTGTTAGAGGACTTCGGGATTTAGATTGGTGTGGCTTTGCattcttcccttttcttttgtttaCCAGGATTTTGACCTTTCATACATACTACCTCCCTTGACGGACATGATGTTTGTATCATAGCACGTTGTATCGTTTCATCCCTTCCGGTTCGTTCCATGCAGTGTCATTTTTTGTATTAGTATCAACTCCGATCAGAATATGACTAGAATGTGTCTTGTATTGGTGACATCTAAGGACGGGTGGCTAGTTACAAGTTACAGCATGGTTTTAATCGCAAGGTCTGTACATCACCGCCTGTTGTCCAGTCCAGGAACTAGACATGATATGATTTACAAAGCTTTCACACATTATCTCTCAAATTAATTGGTACAGTACGTTGTATTTCATTCCTTGGGATGTTGTACATAACGCCGTCGCGTCTCTTCACATCAGGGCTAGCCGATCTCTGTCACGTAGGCCACAAACAAGGCGATGGGCGCGACTACTCGTATCATGCCCTCTCCGTACGTTGCACCAACGAATATTGTAATTGCCAGAAGAAATTTGAGCAACTTGGTCAGACTTGATGCTGATAGGTGGTGCCTGCTTGTTGATGTGGCTGTGGATGATACTGAGGATGTTGATGAAGGCGATTTAGGCCTTTGTTTGAAGGTCATTTTTGCTCTGGTGTCATTGCTAGCACTGGTTATTGGGAATGGTGGGTTGCGAGGGTTGCTCATTTCTGCACACCCTGGGATCATCGATAAGAGTAAGGCAACTGGGGCTGATCCTGGTGAAGAATTTTTACACACCTACCCAAGCGTGTTCCTTGAGGGCGTAGGTCTGCTTAGGTCTGAAGTTCAGTGGTGGTCAGTGCTCGATGGGATGAAGGTTGTCTCTGTCAACATCTGTCAACATATTAAAGGAGACTTCCCTCCTCTACACAGTAAAACTTATCTACCAGCGGTACGTAAAAACCCCTCATCCTGAGTTTTCTCTTCTCTATTCGGCACCGCTTATCGCGGTTGCTTTTGTCGTATAAAACGGCATCTCTATGGTATAATGTTTGTAAAAATGGTCCGCCATTTTATGACATACATGTGGCACCCCAGAGATACTTGCAGCTCTTTGATCACTCGTAACTCGTGCGCTGTACAAAGACACATTTGAACATTCACTTCTATCCAGGTCGAAAACCTATATGCCGAAAGGCAACTATATTAGGAGCGTGGACAAGACGATGAGGGGTCTGCAGAAACGATTTCGAGACTGTTTATAAATACACGCCGAAATGTTGCTGGCCACGGAATCCGATCTCCGCCCCCTTCCAATTTCATTTCCGTGTGTATGAGAATTTGGTGGATAGGCATATCGATAATTTCAGCATATAGCTATGGATTGCCAATTATAATTTATGTAAATTCAAAGGTGGTAGAACATCTGACATCGAAAGGTCTAAGTACAACCCTTGAAGCTTGCGGCTTATTCGGCTCCCTCTGAGGAGTAGCTGTTAGCCCTCTCTCCATGCTGAGTCTCGTTACATGTGACGCGCTTTGACAACCGTGATTTTTTGGACATAATACAACAACTTTGAAACTGCACAATCCGAGAATCTACCTATGGATTCAGAATTACACATTTTGATAGCAATCACGATACCGACATGCGCAGAAGCGGTTCCTAATCAAAGGCAGTGATAACTTCCTTGTTACTGCTGCAAggtatggctgcccaagtggggaaatattccccgtaaacttgtttaggtttttttcttattgCGTGAATCTGTAAAAACTATGTTggagcgcggaaacattttttgagtgcgcaGATTGTTTTTTAGGTTAGCCATAAAAATATTtgactgcgcggaaacatattttgggCATATTTTTCCAGCGCATATAAATTTCTACTGCCCTCAATTATATTCAATGCATAAACCCTGTGCGCGTAGATACATTTTGTGCCGCAAACAAATTTTTcgatgcgcggaaaacattgttcagttGTACTATTTCTAGCCCAAAGTGACCAGCCgttatgccgagattatgtaaaatgatctaaAATGGCACTTCGGCACACCTAAACGAGTTCAAGCTCCACCTGACAGTGATATTGAGGATTGTGTATTGCAAGGCTAACCCACATTCATTTAATTACAAATTTCTTAGTATATCTAATCTATGCTCTTTTGAAATATATTAATGTTGTTTTAATCAAGTAATGTGGGATAATCGTCTTGAAATCGCCGTGAACGTTGCTTGAACGTGAAGTGTCGCTTTCTTGCACAGCCACTAATGCGCAATTGTGATGGCCGCTGCTAATACTTTACTTCGTACACAGTAGTTGCGGGTaatattttgacatattCTCGTAGATACCTATGTAATACATATCTTACCATGCTTTTCAATTTTATTCTCCTATTCCCTACTCTCCAAATGCACAAATGCGCTCAAGAATGCACTGATTGATGTCTTTCCCACGATAGATGAGGTTATTTCACACAATGCTAGAGATGTCTGAAATGGCGCACTAGCTGCACCACTAATGGGGAGACCCCAGAACCACTGGGGATTTGCTAATGCTACATGTAAAGCACTGCAGAAATTGTTATTTTGTCCTATAAGGCAGTACTAGATAGAATAACCATGCATTGTGTATACAActgtcggagtttgaactTGTTTTGGTGTGCCGAGGTGCCATGttagatcattttacataatctcggcataacggctggtcactttaggctagaaatagtgcaactgaacaatgttttccgcgcatcgAAAGATTTGTTTGGGGCTCAAAATGTTTCTATGCGCATAGGATTTATGCATTAAATATAATTGAGGGCAGTAAAAATTTACGTGCGCTAGCAAAATAtgtccaaaatatgtttccgcgcagtcaaatatgtttccgcgcaatcaaatatatttacggctaagctagaaaacaatctgcgcactcaaaaaatgtttccgcgctctaacatattttttacaaattcacgcagtaagaaaaatacctaaataagtttacggggaatatttccccacttgggcagccatagcAAGGGACTGGGTTCGCGAAGATTGAAACCCTTGATTTAATCTTGCAGATGAAATAAATTTCACAAATGATTCTCAGACCTAAGCAAAGTACATGTTAGCACGAAATGTGGCGACCGAAGAGAATGATCCCTTGCCGATACCAGTGGTATAAGTACCAGCAACCCACACCAACAGCTCACTCAAAACCTCAACAGAAATGTGGCGACCTACAACAAGATCCCTCGGTCAAAGTGGTAATGCTGCGTCTTCTCTGGGTACAGTGGCTCTACCGTGGATGTTTGACTTCATTGCTGACAAAAATGGGTCTAGATGGCCAGACAAAACAAAACTATCCCTACCAAGGAGGGACTGGCGGCAAGCCATTTGACGACTTCCACCCAGACCGAAAAGTCATATCGCACATCCGCATCAGGGCAGACAAGACAATTGATGCTATCCAGGTTGTATACAAGGACGATCCTGAGCCTACCCAGCTTCACGGTGGCGACGGTGGGGACGCTTACGAGTTCTACCTTGAGGAAGGTGAGACGATTGTCGAGATTACTGGCCGCGCCGACAAATACATCGACCAGCTTGTGTTCGTAGTCAGCACAGGTAAGTACTGTCGTGCCATATCTGATGTTTGGtaaatgaaaatgatattATAAACTTCATAGGAAGGTCATCTCCCACCtatggtggtgatggtggccAGCCTTTTAGCTGGACGGCTGAGGATGGTTATCATTTCAGGCACTTCACCGGTAGGAGGTAAGTGTAGCCAAAAGTCAATAATTTCACAGGCTTACTTAAGATATCATGCAGTGACAAGAGAGTTGACGGACTTCAACCTTTCTTCGAGGCCGATTAAACAATCAGAAAAATGGTCGAGCCACGGGACATTAAATAGTGGGCAATTTATCGGAAACCGTGAAATATATCGTTGAAAAGTGCTTGATAAATACAATTTGTTGTCTTATGGATTTAATATCGACTGAGAGTAACAACACATGATCAAGTTCGGGGTCCAGTTCTATAGGCAAACACCGACTTGGCAAGTCGGGGCTATGTCAAAATGATGCTGTCGGGGAAAGCGAAAGAAACTACTGCTTAGGCCATTCAGGGGCACCGTAGCAGCCAATTCACGGTAAGGTCAACTAAGCCAACCCAGTTTACCAACCCAAATTTACCAAATTCAATGGAAGGCAAGAAGATGACTGGAGGTCAATGACGAAGCGATACTGAAAAGGCTACTCATCGAGCGAACACACCGGACGACGAATAAAAAAGAACTGAGAAAGccacaaaagaaaaaggactGCATACACGCGTGTTCATCAAGTCTGGAAGTTATATGTATAATTAGAAAAAAAGACGAGAACAGTAAAGCGAACAAACGCGAACACTTTAAGACAAAATAGAATGTCGAATTAAAAGAaaaccaaaatcaaaagagACAAGGAAAAAGGGGGATCGTACAACAGACTATATATcaaaaacaaacaacaaaCGCATCGACAAAAGTTtaaacgaagaaaaagatataACAGCCATAAGTCAAACCCATAGGCACTCGTTGGCTCCACAACAAACACACATTCAAAACTCCTCTAATCCATCCTACAACGTTTACTGTAAATGCTATCCTTTCTTCGATACCCGCTTTATAGCCTCCTAAAGTCTATATCCACACCGGACAAGCAATCGCAATCCAGGTAAGTTCTATCACAAAGTCAGTTATCTCAAACACGCCGCTTCGAGCTGCCTCCACCCGACGGCTGCCTCACATCCCTTCCATTACTCCCACTCCCGCTCCCGGACGTCCtatgttgctgctgctgaggagACGCATGTGCATTCAAAGCGCGTGCGATCCCGGACTGGTGCGCGTGCGCGTTCTCCTTCCCGCCCGCAGACGAATGCGGCGGCGCGCCGAGGACGGGAGGCTGATACCCCTTCTGAGCATGAGAATGATGATCATGCACTTCCTCCTCGACCAGCGCGTCCTCTCCGAGCAACACACTCTCATCCACAGGCTTCATCGCATCCCTTTCGCTCTGATCCAGATCCTCCCTCTCACGTTCTCTACTCCTgctcttctccttctgctcTTGCGCCTCTGCCTGAGCTTTCCGTCTCGCCTCATCGTCCGCCTCCATCCGTCTGATCACATCGATCTCACCCTGCACGACAACACCGTCCAGCCAACTGTGGTGCCGCAGCTCGCTGGCCTTCGCGCGTTTGTCGGGATGCAGACGCAACATGGGTGTGAGGAACGCAGCGAGGGCGTCCGCCTCAGCTTTCGGAAACAGGTACTTGTCGTGCAGAACCGACTCGAGCGGCCAATACCGTAGCTTATTGATATGCCTTAGCTCGCCTGTGGATAATTGGAAAATTGGTTTTAGTTGTGAATTTTGTCTCGTGGGCAGGGAAACAGTGACGGACCTTTGCGGTTGAAAAACTCGTGAGAGTATTTTCCAGAAAACGCAATCGACTTGGGAATCTCCCCGAGAAGTTCGATAATCTGCGCGATGTGGTCATCGTCCTTGCTATATCGTGAGCCCGACGCAGGGTCGAAGAGGTAGTCACCGCCCGTGATGAGCTCGAAAAGCTATATGAAGAATAAGATTGGGTCAGATCAGCAACGATATGAAAGTCAGAGTGAGTGAAAATATGTGATTGATACAAGGTAAGGTCAAGGTCGGCGGATGGATATCCAGACCATTCCTACCCTCTAATGCTTTTGTGACGACTTGTGGCAAATTGAAAGCGGAAAAAGGGAAATGTAAAACTCACAATACAAGCCACACTCCATAGATCCGAACTAGGGCCCCACTTCGCCCCCAAAATCACTTCTGGACAGCGGTACTGCCGCGTCTGGATGTCGTCCGTGAAATGGTGTTCGATCCATGTTGCTATTCGAATACGATTGGCATCAGCATGTGTGACTCGAGCGCAAaggaagcaaaaaagaaCAGAAACGTCCTTTGCAATGAACGGTACAGGACAacaaggaggaagaaaaaatgtaCGCACCATTCCCCAAATCAGCAATCTTAACAGTGATCCTTTCCATCCCCGCAAGGCCCTCTCTTAGCGCGGCGGCGCGCTCCTCGTCATCCAACCCCATTCCCAGTCCATCCTCTGTAATACTCATCTCCGACCCAGCGACATCCCGTCCAGACGCTGATGTCCCTTTCGAAGGCACAGGCACAGGCATGGTAGAGGACGCTGACGGCGCTAGCTGAGACAACAACGACGGTCCTGGAGCACCCGCAGCAGTCGGCGCACCCGACCCAGGCGCGCTGCGTCCCACATACCCCGCACGCGTGTCGAGCGAGACCTGGCTGACCTCATTCGCCAGATCGACTTCACCTTCCTTGCCTttatccttcttcttcatcgtgaTCCCCTTTTCATCGTCTGCCTTGTCAGCAGAACTCTCAATCTTGCTCATCCCGAACGCCCACTTGTCCAGCATCGGACTGCTCCCGAAGCTCAAGCTCGAACTTGGACTCGGAAGCGGCTGCGAGCCCGTGATGAATATGCTCTCTGAGCGCGGCGTCTGGTTACCACCGCGCCCCTTGGACGGCGGGACGCCGACGATCTTGGTCGGTGCACCCCCAGTGGGAACGTTGGTGGGTGCAGATGAAGGCATGTTCGATGAAGAGGGCACGGATGAGGGCCGTGACGCGGACGCGGCGAGTTCGGAGGAAATAATCGATTCCACGTCGTCGATACAGATGAGCACGTTTTCAGGTTTGAGGTCTGTcgcagtcagtcagtcacaCTTCAAAACTGCTCGTAACAGCGCAAGAATAGGGAGGAATAAAAAATATACGCTTGTCAGGCACACACAACCACAACACACTCCGCACAGAATGCAAGATCTGTCGCGAAAGTAACAAAATGGACAATTTCGCCACAACGCACAAAAGGAATAGCAAGGTTCCACTTTTTCGTCAAACCGGCACACAGCCTGC
This Psilocybe cubensis strain MGC-MH-2018 chromosome 3, whole genome shotgun sequence DNA region includes the following protein-coding sequences:
- a CDS encoding Serine/threonine-protein kinase SKY1 gives rise to the protein MTEDEEDWEDYVKGGYHPVKIGDTFSDGRYVVVRKLGWGHFSTVWLAKDQKMNRHVALKVVKSAPRYTETALDEIKLLQRLITSSTPPIAPSPSNPNPPPSPAHTHPGRSHVISFLDHFRHKGPNGIHVCMVFEVLGENLLGLIKRHQNKGVPMPLVKQIAKQILLGLDYMHRCCGVIHTDLKPENVLICIDDVESIISSELAASASRPSSVPSSSNMPSSAPTNVPTGGAPTKIVGVPPSKGRGGNQTPRSESIFITGSQPLPSPSSSLSFGSSPMLDKWAFGMSKIESSADKADDEKGITMKKKDKGKEGEVDLANEVSQVSLDTRAGYVGRSAPGSGAPTAAGAPGPSLLSQLAPSASSTMPVPVPSKGTSASGRDVAGSEMSITEDGLGMGLDDEERAAALREGLAGMERITVKIADLGNVTHADANRIRIATWIEHHFTDDIQTRQYRCPEVILGAKWGPSSDLWSVACILFELITGGDYLFDPASGSRYSKDDDHIAQIIELLGEIPKSIAFSGKYSHEFFNRKGELRHINKLRYWPLESVLHDKYLFPKAEADALAAFLTPMLRLHPDKRAKASELRHHSWLDGVVVQGEIDVIRRMEADDEARRKAQAEAQEQKEKSRSREREREDLDQSERDAMKPVDESVLLGEDALVEEEVHDHHSHAQKGYQPPVLGAPPHSSAGGKENAHAHQSGIARALNAHASPQQQQHRTSGSGSGSNGRDVRQPSGGGSSKRRV